In Acidobacteriota bacterium, the sequence CTGCGGCGCCGTGGTGGAGATCTGCGACATCGACCATGCGCCGCCGCCGGTCCAGTCCGCCCTGGCGGCGCTCTGCTTCCAAGTGTTGGAAAACGGCGAAGCGCAAAGCTCGGCCGGCGGCATGTTCTCATGCGCCAACATCATCTTTGCATTCACGATGAACCTGCCGGGGGGCATGGACGAGGCGGTCCGCCGCAACGGCATCGGGTACAACAATGCGCCCACGTCCCGGACGGTCACGAGAAAGATCGTGAACGAGATTAAGGGCATGCTCAGCGGCGCCTTCCTGAGCCGGATCGGCACCCCCATCCTGTTCGAGCCGCTCGACGGCGACGCACTGGCGGCGATCATGGAGCGTGCGGTGGCCGAAGCGGTGCGTGCGGCCGCCGAGCATCTGGGCCGCCCGGTGCCGGCGGTGGTCATTGGTGCGGGCGTGGGCCGGGCGGTGCTGGCCACGCTCGAGGCCAGTGTCATCGCCTTTGGCGCCCGCGCCATCCTGGAGCACGGACGCGCCCTGGCGGCGGAGGCAGTGCTCCGCTGGAAAGGCGAGGCTGTTGCGGATCGGCCGGTGCGCGTCATGGCGCGCGGCACCGGTGAGCTGGACATTCTGATCGATTGAGGAGGAGTCATGGCTGGCAACGTCTACAGCGTCTGCGATCCGGAGCAGTACCGGAAGGCGGGGCCCACCGATCTGGTGGAGCTGCTGCCGCCGCCGGGGGGCAATCCGCTGTACCTGCAGAAATGGCTGGTGGAGACTCTCGTGTTCGCCATTGTCCACCATGAATTCGTGCACCTGTCGGGGCCCACCGGGAGCGCCAAGAGCTCGCTCCTGGAGGCGCTCTACACGGTCCCGGAGAATTTCCGGGGGGTGTGCGATGGCCTGGGCTGCGCGTCGCGGCCCCTGAAGCTGTTCCCCATCGAGATGGCGACCTTTGAGGCGCCGGGCGAGCTGTACCAGCGTCGGGCGCTGAAGGACGGCACGACCTACGACGAGCCGAGCCGGCTGGTGGCCGCACTGGCGGCGGCCGCCCGATGCGCCGGCTCGGCTTACCCGCTGATCTGGCTGCGCGAGATCGGCCGGGTGCACTCGTCCAGCGTCCAGGGCGGCTTGCTCAATCTGATGACACGGGCCGAGATCGTGTTGCCGGACGGGACGCACTTTCCGGGGCAGGGTATCGCCTGGGTGGCCGACAGCAACTACCAGGCCGAACAGAGCGCCACCCATACCCTGGTCACCTTGGACGACGCCCTGAAGCGGCGGTTCACCATCAACCTGACGCTGGACTACCTCACGGCCGAGCAGGAAGTCCAGGTGCTGGAGCACATCTTCAACGGCAATGGCGGAGTCTTGGTGCCCGCCGAGCTCATAGTGAAAGTGGTCCAGCTGGGCAACGTCGTCCGGCGTCATCGCAGCGAGGGGAACCTGCAGACGCTGACGCCGCCCACCATCTACGGGTACATGGCCTTCCTCCGGACGGCCCGGGCGCTGCCCCATCTGAGCCTGCAGCAGGTGGCATTGGCCACGCTGCTCGGCAACGCCGGCTCCGAGGACCGCAAACACGTGGCCGGCGTGTTCAACGAGGTGTTCGGCCTGCAGACCGAGGAGGAGGAAGATCCGACGATGGTAGGTAATCTGTTCTGATCGACCGGGAGCGCACCGGATTGGGGAGGGCCCATGAAACCGAAACGAAAGACAGCCAGGCCGGCAACGGAACGGACGGGATATTCGTTTTCGCTCCGTTCGCGCCGGAACAAGTCCGACTGGGCCGGCATCAGCATCGCCGACGCGTTCAAGCAGAACATCGACTACTTTCACCGGGCCCAGGCCCAGCGGCTCTTCTACCGCCAGCTCAAGAAGACAGTCCGTGCGGTGGCCAAGCTGGATGGTACCGAGGCCCCGCACCTGCTGCAACCGCGGGTGAAGCCGCAGCTCTCGCCCTGCTACTCCAGCTACCCGGCCGGGTTGGCGGTGTACGCGTCGATCGGCCTCACGGGGTTTCTGGAATTCAAGGCCCGGATCTCGGACAGCCGATTCCTGTCGTATCTGATCACCCAGCTTGGCGTGCAGATGGCGGACAGCGACGTCCGATCCGATCCCGCGCTGGCCGAGCTCACCGCTCACAGCGTGGCCAACTGGATGCACTCCCGACTGCTCATCGAGGATCTGGCTCGGCAGGCGGCGCTGTCCGCCATCGAGGTGTACCGCCTGTTCGCCGCGGCCCAGGAGGACCTCCGCTTCGCCACGGTGGACGACATCGTCCGCGCGGTGATCCTCTACGGCGACGTCCTGTGCGAGCCGTGGCACCTGAACCTGCACGCGCTGACCGCCCGGATCCTCCACGATCTCATCGCGGTCAGCGCGCCGTTCTACGAGCGCCTGCCCGAGGTGCCGGACCGGGATCTACTGGAGATGGGCGCAGCCTGGTCCTGGCGGCTGATGGCCGTCCTGCTGCGTTACCTGCCGCCGCCCGGCCAGCCCGAGGAGAAGCAGCCCAAGGAACCGCGGAAAGGGCGGAGCCGGCTGATGGAGTTGCTGGGCGCTTCGATGCCCGCTGACGAAAGCATCCGCGGCGACAGCGAGCTGGCGCCCCTCGGCGGTCCCGTGCCGCCGGTCGTCAACCGGCCGGAGAATCCCATCGACTGGCTCATGAACCAGTTGACGGGCCGGGCGGGTCGCGACCGCATCCGTGACGCCGACAAACCGGCGGCGGTCGATGCTGGCATCTACAAAACCTTGGAGGAATTTCAGGCGGCGCTGGGCGGCGCGGCCGGCCAGTCCGGCAACTGGGAGGACATGCGGTCCGACCTGCTGGAGAACTCGCTCCGCGCGATCCCGTTTGAGGCGGGGCCCATCGAGGGGAACCCGGCCGACGGGCATGAGGTCAAGGTGTCGATGTACGGCGACGAGCGCGCGATGGGCGAGCTGTTTGACCGCCCCGTGGCGCCGTCGGAGGACGTGACCGCCTGTCACAGCTTGGTGGAGGATGCGACGCCCCTGACCGCAACCTTGCGCCAGAACCTGTACCCGAACATCGAGCAGCGGCCGGAAATCCAGCGCTTGCGCTGCAGCGGCGGCCTGGACGGCGCGCGGCTGCCGCTGGCGGCGTTTTCAGAGACGGTCTTCCGGCGGTACCGGATCCGTGAGGTGGCTGATCCACGGGGTGCGCCGGTGCTGGTGATCGCCTGCGACGGCTCCGGCTCGCTCAACGAGAAACAGATGCGGATGGTCAAGCTGCTGTCGGCCGCCTACCTGCAGTCCACTGCCCGGAGCAGCATCCAGGTGCTCGCCGCCCTCTATCACAGCGGCGACATCCGGCCGGGCGTCTCGGGGCCACTGGTCCAGTGGATGTACCATCCGCGCAAATCCATCGCCCTGAGCCGCCAGGACGCCGTGCGGAGCGTCGTCACGTTGCCCGACACCGGTACCGGCGTGCAGAGCGATGCGCTGTCCATCGCGTTCATCATGGACGAGGCTCGCCGGATTGCACGCGGCCACATGATCTACCTGGTGCTCATCACCGACACCAGCTGGAACCGCAGTTTCAACCGGTCCGAAACCGGCGCCGAGGAGGTTCGCGGCTATTTCGAGGACCTCTACGAACGCTTCCCGGGCCAGGTGCACACGACTCTGGTGGCGTTGGGCGTAGCGGCGCCGACGGGTTTCGAGGACCTGCTCAACGCGGTCATCGGAGTCACCCACGAGGAATTGTCCGACAGCGCCGCGGTGGCCGAGAAAGTCGGCGTATACGTCGCCCGCTGCATTCGCGAACGCACCCGGCTCATCGCCCGGGCTTGACAGGAGGAAGCCATGGGCAACCGCACCACGACCACCGACACGCTGACGCTGCCGAAACCGGCGGGCGGCTGGTCATCGACGTTCGACTATGGCACCGGCGACTGGTGGAGCCGCCGGCCGGAGGTGGATCGCCGCAAGGCGTTGGCGCCCGTTCTGAATCAGCTCCAGCGGCTGGACGCCCAGCGCCTCCGGCTGGAGCGGGAAGGGGGGACGGTGAAGGATCTGGCCGTCCTGACCCGCATCCTGAGCGAGCCGCTGCGCGTCGAGGGCCACTACGGCCCCGCGACCTGCTCATTGCGGGATCCGCGCGCGCTGCGCACGGCGCTGCTGGATGTCGACTACGATCTGCACCACGATGTGCGGCAGCTGCCCGACCTGCTGCCGGTGTACTACGTGAGCCGGACGCGCCGGGACTACTGGGGCGAGTACAGCCTGGTGGTGGAGGACTTCCATCTGAGCCCCGGCTACCCGCTTCAGGACGAGCGGTTCGTACGCCTGATGGACGTCGGCCACGAGGTATACTTTCTGCGGCTGGCGCACCTGCGGGACGCCGCACGGGCCATGCTGGGGGGCGCCGGCTCCGGCGACGGGGCGGTGGACGCCCTGTTGTACGACCTGGGGCGGCACGTTTTCCAGGCCGCCTGGCATGAGGACCAGCGGCTGGGCATTCTGGTGGCTGATCATTTCCGCCTGACCGCGTTCCGGTAGGCCATCGAGCTGCTTTACCTGTGCCTGAGCGGCGAGCTGTGCGAACTGCGGCACGCCATCACGCCGGACATGCTGCGGTTTTTCGTCGAGGCCTACAAGCAGCCCGCGATCAGGCGCTTTCTGGAACGGCTGCACGACCTGGATGGCGCCATGATCACCGATCTGCCCCGGCAGGGCCGGGTGCTCTACAAGCGACTGGGACTCGCGTTCAGCCGGTGTCTCGGTACCGAGGTGCTGTGGGGGTTCGGCCGGCGGATGATCCCGCTCTGGAAGGTGATTTATGGCAACCTGACCCGGTTGGAGGCGGTCGGCCGGCAGCTGCGGGCCGATCCGCGGGTGGTCACCGCGTGCGGCCGGCTGGAGAGAGAAGCCGAAGCAGTCATCGACGAACTGGCGGGAGGCGGAACGTCAGAGCGGTGAGCGGGCTCGCCAAGGCACTCAGAGCACGAAGACCAACTGAGCAACGGGAGCCAACGACAAGTACCCTTACGATGTATCAGGCGAAATCGGAAAATATCTCAATCGGCCGATGGCCGGTTGAGGCGGATGATCTTGAAGCCGGCGCCGGCGAGAAAACGGGGGAGCTGCCGCACCGGCTCCCGATCCTGGTCGCGCACCGGTTCGGTGAGCGCCTCCCATGGCACCAGGTAGGCTGAGATCTTCCGGTCCACGTCCTTGGCGGGACCCGGGCGCCAGCCGGCGCGGCGGCGCTCGTCCACCCACCGGTCATGCTCCAGGCGGGCCAGACGCTCCACCTCGTCGGCGGTGAACGCGAAGAGCGGTTCGTCCCAGTCCGTGAGCGGCGCCAGCGCACAGCCCAGCTCGCGCAGCTTGACGCCGATGTGGGCGGCCTGGTCGCGGTTGGAGTCGCGCAAATGTTCCGGCAGCTCGTCCCAGGGCACCATGGCCGGGTTGGTCGCCGGCGTCTCGCCGCGCTCCCGCTGATGCCGGCAGTAGTCGGCATGGATGGTCCGGGCCAGGGCCTCGTGGGTGCCGGCCAGGATCTGCTCGGGGCGGCACGCCTGGTCCAGCAGGCTGAAGGCCTGGATGGCCGGCGGGGCGCCGGGCACGGCCTCGTCGCCGCGCAACAGGGTGGCCAGCCCCGCGTCTCCCGTCATCCGGACCACGACGGGGATGTTCAGGCTACGCGTGCGGGGCTGAAGAGCCAGCGCCGCCGCCAGGCCCAGGGCGTCGTTGTCGAGACAGATGAACACCGCAGTCGCGCCATCCCGCGCCGGAAGGTAATCGCCGCGATGGAATTCGGGCGACTCCACGTCCATGTCCAGGGCGGTGAGGCGGCAGGCCTGGGCCAGGCGGGGATAGCGGTGGCAGAGCGACGCCACCTTGGCGGCGGCGAACCGGTCGATCACGGTCACGTGGAATTCGCCGTCGGCACCCGCGTCGCGCCATCCGCGCGCCGCCTGGACGAGCAGACTCTCGCCCATGCGCCCCAGGCCCACCAACGTGAGGTGCGGGGCCGGGAGCGGGCGGCCCTCCGGCCCGGCGGTGGCCGGATGGAGCGACAGCCACGAGCGGGCGCCGATGTCGAAGACGTTGAAGAATTCCAGGCGGTACGGGTCCCGGTGCCGGCGCTCCAGCTCCTGCTCCACGAGCAGGCGGCAGAGCTGCGGGTCCGTGATGTGGACCACCGCCTGCAGCGGCTGGCCTCGCCTCCATCGGGCGAGTTCCCGGGCGTGCACCGCCACCTCGGCGTTGGCCCCGTCGTCGCCGCAGACGGCGACGACACAGGCGGCCTCGCCCAGCCGCGCCTTGCGCAGCATCTCGACATCGGTGGCGTCGCCCGGCAGCACAACGACTCCCAGGTCGCGGCACTGGGCGATGTGGTCGTTCCCCTCGTCGCGTTCGATGGCGACCACCCGCCGGCCCTCGGCGCGCAGTTGCCGCGCCAGACGCAGGCCCTTCCGCCCCAGTCCGCATATGACCACGTGACCGCGTACGAATCGCATCCGGAACAGCTGCAACTGCTCGCGGAACACCAGGGCGAAGGCCTTGACCGCGGCGATGGCGGCGATGCCGGGCGCCAGCAGTCGGGCCACCTCCAGTTCCCAGCCCACCGCCGGGCCGTAGACCGAACCCGACTCCAGGGTGAAGAGCTGCAGGGCCAGGTACAGGATGTCCCAGAACGAGCGCGACTGGCCCGTGGCGGCACTGTAGTTCCGGAAACCGACGATGCCAAGCCCGATGGACGCGAGCGCAAGCGCGCCGATGATCAGCCACTGGTGGTTCTGCAGCGCGCGCAGGGCCCGTTTCCCGATGCTCTGCCCGTTTCCGCGCCGCGAAACGCCGTGACCGGATGCTGTGTGGTCCATGGACATCCCCCGACAGTCTGATCGATCCTGGGCACCGTCAATCTAATCCACCGACTGTTCGAAGTCAAACCGGCACTTCTGATTTTCCGGGAGTGTTGTCAATCGGTCCAAATCACAACAGACTTGCCGGGGCCCGATTGCTTGCGGACACAGACCGCGCAACATTGGCGCGTCACAACCGATAAAAATCGGCAGAACAGATGGACCAACGATATTCCTCATACCCTTGGCATCGGCCGGCCGGTGCTGGTACAATCCGAAGCACGGAGTGATCCATGCCATCGAAATTCACCGAAAGCCTGGAGCTGGCCCGCGAGCTGCTCAAAATCTACCACCTGCAGGGCGCGAACGCCTTTGCCGAGTGCATCCAGCGCTATGCCCAGCTCATCGTCGCAGACTGCCAGCAGGATACGCGTCGCCTCAACACCCGCTTCAGCACGGTGGTGTTCGGGATACTGTCCATCTTGTTCGTCAATGACACCGAACGGATCATGCGGCAGGAAGTGGCGGTCACCGAGGGCTTCATCAACGAGGCGGATGCGGCGCGCAAGGCCGAATTGTTTGTTCGGGACGTCGCGCGGTTTCTGCGCGAATACGAGGTCGAGCGCCACGAGCAGGCCTTCTCGGAGCGCCTGCTCATGCACCTGGCTTCCTGCCCGCTGGCGGAACTCAAGGAGACGACGCTCACCGTGCTGGCCGAGCGGTTCGATTACCATCCGAATTACCTGTCAAACAAATTTAAAAAGGAGAAACAGTTCACCGTTCAGGAGGCCATCCTCAACGAGAAGCTGAATCGGGCGTTGTTCATTCTCCGCGACGAGACGGAGCGCACCACCATCAAGGAGCTGTCCTGGCGCCTCGGCTTCTCCGATCCGGCCTACTTCAGCCAGCTCTTCAAGAAACGCTTCGGCATGCTCCCCAAGCAGATCCAGGCCACGTAGGCCGCGAATGCCGTACGCCGCATGCGACGAATGCGGCCAGACGGCAGGCAAACGCAAGCGACGGCAGTTGGAATCGGCGTCCTTCCCCGGGCACACGCTCCGGGCGCGTGTTCATCGAACGCCCGGTTCGGCGGTCGGTAATAGACGGCGGTTGCACACCACTCAGGCGTTTTCCACCTTGAATTTCTTCTCGAACACGAGTCGGAAGACCATCACGATGGCGATGATGAGCAGCTCGGCGCTCAGAATCTCGCTCAGGATAGGCAGGAAGGGGAGGTACGGCGGGCAACCGATCAGGACCATCAGGATCCCGAGAACCGCACCGATGGCACCGGCCCGGCTGTAGCGCCAGAAGCCCCAGTGGTTGTCCTGCCGCAACAGGTAATGGTGGTACCAGTTGATGAACACCGTCGCCCCCACGAACAAGACCAGGTACTTGACGAGGACCGGCACCAGCGCCTGGGCATACTGGCTCCAGTTCTCGAGCTGCGGATCGTAGATGTTCGCCCAGGCGGCCGCAGCTGCGGCGAGCGGCGTGGCGACAACCAGGCCCTTCCAGTACGCGTACTCCTGGTGCTGGGCCCGGCGGGTCTCCGCCACGTGGGTGGCCACTATGGGCACCAGCTCGGGGAAGTCCAGGACTTTCCGCCATGCCCCGCCCGCGGCACGAACCATGCTGTCGGCTGCCAGGCGGTTGGACCGGATCATTCCCTGGACCGCCGCCGTATCCAGACCCTGGTGAATTTTCCCGTCCACCAGCACGTCCCATTTTGCTGATGCGTTCATACCGCCGGTCGATCCGTTCACGGGCATCCTCCGGGCAGACAGGATTTTCGGAAAGGTCTCCAGAATGATACTGGAATCGTTCAGAACACGGAATGTTTGGTGGTGAAGCCGAATCATAACAGTGAAGCTCAGGATCGGTGGGCTTCGGACTAAACCTGCTGGCTCCGAGCTGTCGGGGCGGCTACAATGACTGTAGTCACACCGACGGGGTGGCTGCGGCGGAACAGGCGCAGGAGGGAAGTATGGGTGTCCGCATGCGGTTGGGATGCGTCCTGCTGCTGGTGACGGCGATCGGCGGGGTGTGCGTTCAGGCGGCGCACGCATACTCCGAGGAAGACGAAGTCGAATCCGCCGGTTCCCTGATCCTGACGGCCGACGAATCAGGTGATGCCGCGGTGGAGGCCTGGCTGGTCTTGCCTGAGGAAAACGCGCGGCGGCGGATTTCTCACGAGCGGCTGCTGGGGCTCGTCCAGTTGGCGGTGGGGCAGCTGCTGGCCGACTCCCGGGTTCTGGAAAACGACGGGTATCTTGCGGTGAGGGGAACGCTCCGGCGGTGGGCGGCACGTGACGGACTCGTCATGACGGGCACGGTGCGGATCGGTCCGCTGCAGGCCCTGCTGCGGGACATGCGCCAGCCACAACTGAAACTGCACCTTGCGCACCCCCGGCTTGGCTGGGCGGAGTACACGGGCTTCGAGCCATCCCGACGGTATGTCGGCGGTCAGACGGAGCTGCACTACATCGTGCGAGCAGACGCTCCGGCGGCGATTGCGGCGACCGTCCGCTGGGGCTATGACCGGTGGGGGGTGGGGTGGCGCTTGGCGCTGGCGGTTCTGGCCGTGCTGGCGCCCCTCAGCCTCATCCTGATCGCCCGGCGCCGGTCTCTCCGGCTGGCGGAGGCCGATCCCACCGCGGCCTGGTTCGGATTCTGGCGGACATACCAGTGGGTGCTCGCTGGCGGCTGGCTGGCCTGGCTCTGGTTGGTTTTCACGGGCCGGTGGGGGGCTCTGGTTCAGTTCCTCGTCGGCCCGGGCCGCCCAGCCTGGCTGGTGGCGCTGGCCGTGCCGCCGGCGCTGGCGGGCGTCGCGTGCTTCCTGCCGGCGCGCGCTGTCTTCCGGCGGGTGCGCGGCATCCACCTCTCGCCGGCCGAGATGGTCCGCCAGGAGTTTTGGCGGCAGACGGCGTTTCTGGCACCCGCCACGCTGGGGCTGGTGGGATTGGTCTGTCTGTTTGACAATGCGCCCGCTGCCTGGCTGTTCTTCGGCTTGGCGCTGCTGAGCGCCCTGGTGGGGCTCACCGGCTACGCGTGGGCCACGGGCATGACGCCGCACCAACTCATGTCCGGCGAGCTGCGGGACCGCATGGAGACGCTGGCCCGGCAGGCGGGCGTGACGCTTCGGCGGATCTTCGTCATGCCCGCCGGCCGACTGCAGATCGGCAACGCCTACGCCCTGCGCGGCAGCGACGTAATCCTGACCGACTACCTGCTGGAGCGCCTCAATCGTGCCGAGACCGACGCCGTGATCGCCCACGAGCTGAGTCATCTCAAGCAGGGCCACCATCGGTTAGTGGGGTGGGTGTCCGCGATCATCATCGTGCTCCTGTTTTTCGTCGGCGGCACCGTGTTTGCGGTCATCGATATCCTGCGGCGCATGGCGGCGGAAGCGGTCGGGTGGGGTGGGGCAGACCGGCTGCCTGATCTACTGGACGCAATGATCGTCATCCTGGCGCCACTCGGTTTCGGGGCGATGCTGTGGACACAGCTGTTCGTCCGGCGGCGCTGTGAGCGCTCCGCCGATCGCGCCGCAGTGGCTCTCACCGGCGATCCGGAGAGC encodes:
- a CDS encoding M48 family metalloprotease, with the protein product MGVRMRLGCVLLLVTAIGGVCVQAAHAYSEEDEVESAGSLILTADESGDAAVEAWLVLPEENARRRISHERLLGLVQLAVGQLLADSRVLENDGYLAVRGTLRRWAARDGLVMTGTVRIGPLQALLRDMRQPQLKLHLAHPRLGWAEYTGFEPSRRYVGGQTELHYIVRADAPAAIAATVRWGYDRWGVGWRLALAVLAVLAPLSLILIARRRSLRLAEADPTAAWFGFWRTYQWVLAGGWLAWLWLVFTGRWGALVQFLVGPGRPAWLVALAVPPALAGVACFLPARAVFRRVRGIHLSPAEMVRQEFWRQTAFLAPATLGLVGLVCLFDNAPAAWLFFGLALLSALVGLTGYAWATGMTPHQLMSGELRDRMETLARQAGVTLRRIFVMPAGRLQIGNAYALRGSDVILTDYLLERLNRAETDAVIAHELSHLKQGHHRLVGWVSAIIIVLLFFVGGTVFAVIDILRRMAAEAVGWGGADRLPDLLDAMIVILAPLGFGAMLWTQLFVRRRCERSADRAAVALTGDPESAITALVKLSRMNLVPIRWGFWDEQLGTHPATLRRAQAIAADHAIPAERLDELLRTPSSPVVDGYPVPEEMRNPQRLFTSEFKSRQVMLNLLVMLALLTLVPALWLLRLEPTGWTGTTRWMALAAGPLVVLAVYLLTANFTQLSGYGAVRRHLAGRLRRQGVLSAEADGEFVGLAPETHHRLYEGHSVWDVGFLAWSDAGLAYAGDQCRFLIPGDEVVAVAAGAGPPGLLRTEEIRLRWRGPDGRERIWRLTALGGVSRLGNSARSRRLRQRLEAWLAGQRSAGGDQLAVSEPPPPRLDEVRGDHPRRHAQAGGIIFSLVIIGCLAAGVATAFGIGGWATLYAPLAASMAFILAILPVTLYRDR
- a CDS encoding helix-turn-helix transcriptional regulator, coding for MPSKFTESLELARELLKIYHLQGANAFAECIQRYAQLIVADCQQDTRRLNTRFSTVVFGILSILFVNDTERIMRQEVAVTEGFINEADAARKAELFVRDVARFLREYEVERHEQAFSERLLMHLASCPLAELKETTLTVLAERFDYHPNYLSNKFKKEKQFTVQEAILNEKLNRALFILRDETERTTIKELSWRLGFSDPAYFSQLFKKRFGMLPKQIQAT